Below is a genomic region from Henckelia pumila isolate YLH828 chromosome 3, ASM3356847v2, whole genome shotgun sequence.
gtaacaacggttcggtaccaaacgagagtggtaaccttcctcctgtatttccttttctagaacctgaagtttgttctagatttgtgattttagtttgaagaacCTTTAaggttacaagaatttcttcttgttttttaaggattccttcaatctgccgaggtatttcatacagctgattgctgtaatattgtaccgtcttttgaatttctctaagatctccggagagtttagaggaatctggggtaatttctaaaaattgagagttagaaatcatctttctgtcgtaagtaatctattgtgaacaaattaacttgtttataggatttcatataaataaaatcctcttgattcaaaccttcgtttgaagtcatcttttgtaaataattttctcctcaacaaagaaaagtatgagttaacgaataatattaagtctgaatatttaacctaaagctctgataccatttttgcgGATGATTCAAGTACCATAATTGAGCACAAACATTGCATAAATGGAgtacataaatgcataaattgggtacaagaattaaacattgaatttgaccaagtttggtggtcctagggagttttaagaaaaaaaatttattgtaggaatttataaaaaatttaggtTTGGGTTTAGGAATTTATTCACAATTGActcttaaattaaattaaaatataatttgttGATTTGAAGTAGCTGTTTTGTAAAGTTaggggtttttttttatttctaatgtaaattaaaaaataaatttcaaaaatatcgtaaaataaaaaaaatttcacaaatatcgTAAAACGCCAAGTCTGACAGCGGACGTTCATGTACATGTAGGTATCGTTCTCTGCCACGAGGTAGGCAGCGTTCGCGCCCTGTGGCGGAGGACTCTGCCTAGTAGGCAGCGTCGGCGCCCCGTGGCAGCGTCCTCCGCCACGAGGCGCGGACGCTGcccaatttaaaattattttaaattatttaacactTAAAATGATTAAAGAAAACGTGTTGGCACATAGCATTTGTGTAGTATTTGCgcgtaaaataaaataatttaacgcgtaaacaattaaatatatcaTCTAACgcgtaaataattaatttaacgcGTAAACAATTAATTCTAcgcatatattattatatactaGCGACTGAGGCACACGCGATGCGTGTGCAACATTTGTACATGAATATTAAGCATAACATGGGTAATAATAAGTGTGCTATATAAAAGTCTTTCGAGATTGAAGgtctaaaataatttttatatcttgAGTCACAATTGAAGGTTTAGCAATCCTGCACACGCGATGCGTGTGTAAAGTGTAGAATAAATATAGAAAATTATAACTTTGAAATATATGTATTCATTAATATGTAGTTATGACGACGATCAACGATAAAATGTAACAATATAGATtagatatataattttattttaaaatatgatatatcattGGGTCGAAGCCCACAATTGCATaccaaaaaaatgaaaaagtgCGATAGATAAAAAGTAATCAAATGTATTCTTACAAAGAACAATTGTAGTAAATCAAAAGCTCATAAACACGAACCAATGGGTTTATAAATTATAAGGAAGACATCggttatttttttcaaaaaacagTGACAAACTAACGCAAATCAATACTAAAATTAAACAATCACATTTCAAAACCAGATACttttgaaagaattaaaaaaatataataataaaaaattgctCTTGTTAAACTTCCATGCCTTGTCAAACATACCTATCCTAAAGATTCATGTAAACAATGTCTAGATGGGCAAACATAATGTAACCAAAGCCTCATCTATCTTTGCAGGAAAATCGTTTGAGGCTGAAATTGAGTTGTGCGATTGTGCACCACTTCCaacaatttggatgatttatgtATGAACTTGTGTTGTCAACCTTGCAATTAAGAAACATTTATGTCAGCGTTGGTCCACCGTATAATTGCAATTTTCTAGCATCAAGTATAAAACATAtcattttaaaagaaaaaatgtttGAGACAAATGAAACATAACAAATTACTTCAATTGTGAGAGATAAAAATATGTGAACTCTAAAGATACTCGTAACCACATCAAACTTTAAGGACAAACAAAAAAGAGCAATTCAACCTAGaattaaaacaaatattttGTGAGCATTTTTCATTGTATCAGAAAGCAAGTTATCAAATCAAAATGACAATTATAGCCTTTTCGAATTCGTCAATCATAAAACATTGTCAGCAATACATCAAATTTTTCAATCCTCAAATATTCCATATAATCATCATTTACAAACCAGTCATACACAATGTAGGGAAAACTAAACCAAACCTATACCCACTATTCAAAATTCACAAATACTTTCTAATTATTGCATCAACAAATCTGGACAAAAAATTCATCTATAATAATCTACTGACCCACATAAGGTTTGTGGTCTCCAATATAATTGTCTATAAACATTGAATCTGctcctaaaataaaattttaaaaattgggtTTCCAAACATTTACTTGCGTAATGAAGCCAAGCTTTTGGTTAGTAAAAAAAATTCCTACATTGTTAGAGATTTATTGATTagaaacttaaaatttagaatGAAACAACATATTCGTGCAGAAAAtggataaaattaaatataggtTGACATATAAATGGAAGATATTGAGTGTGAAAACTGCTTTGCGTTTCTCGGAGTTGAGGGAATGATTTTTACCTTTTCTTCCATAATCAGTATGACTTCATAATTTTTATGCAAGCAATTTAACAAACATTTAAAGTTCATTAACAAAGGCACAAATTTACAACCGTGTACcaataatgaaaaataaaattaattaaatgaagCACATTTTTGctgtatcaaattttttttgttagtaaataaaaaaaatcaagaaaagtggaaaaaattaaaagcaaaCTCTTCATTACCTCTTACTCAATGATGAATGGAGTGAGGAAGAGAAGGTGAAACAATAGATTTTTCTGCTCAAAATCGGGAGATCATTCTGTACAAATCGGCTGCATCGAATTGTTACAAATCGGCAGACCAAAGTTAGGGATAGAATGTGGTTTGGTTTCAACCGCTTGCTATGGATTGGGCCAAAGAGCCATACCAAACGTACTAACTAGTTTTTATAGTGTGCTGAGCCTTTATTATATAGTAAGAGATATATGTTCACAAATGTTATTCGGATATCACTCATAAAAATATCAAtctctttaaaattttctcGTTTTTTTTatccgttttttatttttatttcaaaaaatcatgTCGATAATGGAAAacattgatatatttttatattttggtgGTCATATTATTGTGGATAGTGGATCGATTGTGTATAGTATTCCTTATACTAGATCGATGCGAGTTCTACGTTCCATTACTTTGTCCGAGTTGGTTGAAGCTGTGCATCAAATATTGAGAATTGATCCAACTACTTTTACTCTCAAATTGTCAACGAAATATTCTTTCATGGAAAATTCATCTTGGCATGAAATTCAAGTCAATCTTGTCGATGACAACGCTTTAGAGTTTATGATGCAATCTCCCAATATACGtgtattgcatttgtatgtggaaGCAAACCAAATTGACCATCACGTTGGTCATGTCGACCAAGAATCGGATATTTTACATGTCACCAAAGGAATGGACAACATGTATATTTATCCTGAAAGTGGATCGTGGGATCAATATATCGCTGGCACATGCGAACCTGATCCTGCAAGTTGGCCGCAAAGTACACGTGTTTGGGAACAAAATTCTGGTGAAGCAAATTGGAATTCAGAAATTCAAAACTTTGTGCCACGTGTTGATGATCCTAGGAGTGAAAACGAAGATGTCCAGAGAAGCGATACAGAGCCAGAGATATCATACGGGGAGTCtaaggaagaagatgatgacgatgttgaagATGTGAATGATGATGTACATGTGAATATCCATGCAAATACTGATGAGGGAACATCATCTCGTCCACCACCTCGTCAGAAATTACAGAGGCAAGATGTTCCTTTCTTTTCTACCACTTCTGATATGCCATCTTTTTTCAATACATATTTTGGAGAAgagattcctgattctattgACGTACCTCATGACATGCGGACAAGATACTATAATGAGGAGAGAGGAGAACTGTGTGTAAACATGGCTTTCAAGGATAAAAAAGATATGATTGCATCTGTAAAGGAATATTCGGTCAGAGTTTCTAGGCGTGAATATCTTGTTGTTGAGAGCACACACATTTTGTGGAAAATTTAATGCAAAAATGATTCTTCCACCGTGAGATGTCGTTGGGGTCTTCGCGCATCTTTCAAGGAGAAAACAGGTTATTGGAAAATAACCAGATATGGTGGGCGTCATACATGTATATCAACCAACGTCGGCATAGATCATCACAACTTGAATAGTGATATGGTTGCACATACACTATTGGGCATTGTACGATGTGATCCTTCGTACgagattaaatatataatagagAGTGTGAAAGATAAATATGGATATCAAATCTCGTATACGAAGGCGTGGCGGAGTCTGAAACGTGCAGTGGAAATTGTTTATGGAACTTGGGAGAGCTCAGTTCAATTACTACCAAAATATATGCGTGCTCTTTGCAAATACAATCTTGAAACAATTGTCGACTGGAAGCATATCAGAAACAATGAAGAAATAAAAACATTGAACTATTGTTTTTGGGCGTTCAAGTCGTGTACTAATGGATTTCGACACTGTCAAAAAATCATTAGTGTCGACGATACACATTTGTACACAAAGTACAAACACAAAATGTTTATCGTTGTCACTCTGGATGCTAACAATCAAGTTCTACCATTAGCTTTTGCAATTGTGGATGAAGAAACGTCTGATTCCTGGAAATGGTTTTTGGAAAATATTGGACGGCATGTTGTATATGGCGAAAATGGTGTATGTCTAATATCTGATAGGCACAAGGGAATCGTGTGAGCCGTTGAAGATCTACCATATTTCAAACCTCCACAAGGTGTGCATCGTTTTTGTTTGCGGCACGTGTGCTCAAATTTTAATTCCAGGTTCAAAGATGTGCATTTGAAAGATTTATGCTGGGAAGCAGGGAGTCAACATCAAGTTTGTAAATTTGATGCAACAATGGAGGCAATTaagaacaaaaatattttggcaCACAAATATTTGGATGgaatatcaaagaaaaaatgGAGTATGGCCCATGACGGAGGTTGGCGTCGTGGAGTGATGATGACCAACATGTCCGAGTGCTTAAACAGTGTGTTGAAGGGAGCTCGTAGACTGCCTATATCTGCAATAGTACACTTGACCCTTCTGAGATGTGTCCAATACTTCATTGAACGTGTGACAAAAGGTCAACGTATGGTTCAGGAAAATCAATTGTGGTCGGATTATGCACGGCAAAAGTATGAGGAATGGGCAAAGAAATCTAGTGAACATCGTGTTGTTAAATATGATGTACGATCACAAACTGCTTAGGTTGCGACCGGAGGAAGGCCAAGTCGCGGACAATACATGCAACTGGTGAGAATATCAACAACAGATTGTTCATGTGGTAAATGGACAATTTTCGGCATCCCGTGTTCTCATGCTATTTGCACCGCTAAATGACACTCGTTAGATCCCACGACACTTGTGCAGTCATGGTACAATATATCGGAGAACCTCGCAACGTATGAAGGAAGATTTG
It encodes:
- the LOC140888503 gene encoding uncharacterized protein — translated: MVAHTLLGIVRCDPSYEIKYIIESVKDKYGYQISYTKAWRSLKRAVEIVYGTWESSVQLLPKYMRALCKYNLETIVDWKHIRNNEEIKTLNYCFWAFKSCTNGFRHCQKIISVDDTHLYTKYKHKMFIVVTLDANNQVLPLAFAIVDEETSDSWKWFLENIGRHVVYGENGVCLISDRHKGIVFKDVHLKDLCWEAGSQHQVCKFDATMEAIKNKNILAHKYLDGISKKKWSMAHDGGWRRGVMMTNMSECLNSVLKGARRLPISAIVHLTLLRCVQYFIERVTKGQRMVQENQLWSDYARQKYEEWAKKSSEHRVVKYDVRSQTA